One window from the genome of Spiractinospora alimapuensis encodes:
- a CDS encoding DUF4212 domain-containing protein, whose translation MTDTERESLGPPGGDWRREYWRSNLRLMVVLLVIWFTVSFGFGILLVEQLNQVTFLGFPLGFWFAQQGSIYVFVVLILVYAMMMDRLDKRFGVEERTEDTVFDPGEDETGVDPETGGSTDKGAAE comes from the coding sequence GTGACCGATACGGAACGAGAAAGCCTGGGCCCCCCGGGCGGTGACTGGCGGAGGGAGTACTGGCGCAGCAACCTCCGACTGATGGTCGTCCTGCTCGTCATCTGGTTCACCGTGTCGTTCGGCTTTGGCATCCTCCTGGTCGAACAGCTCAACCAGGTGACCTTCCTCGGTTTCCCGCTGGGGTTCTGGTTCGCCCAGCAGGGATCCATCTACGTGTTCGTGGTGCTCATCCTGGTGTACGCGATGATGATGGACCGCCTGGACAAGAGGTTCGGCGTCGAGGAGCGCACCGAGGACACCGTCTTCGATCCCGGCGAGGACGAGACCGGGGTTGACCCCGAAACCGGTGGATCCACCGACAAGGGGGCCGCGGAATGA
- a CDS encoding sodium:solute symporter family protein yields the protein MSDIQLWTTIAIVASFGLYMVIAWRSRVKETEGFYVAGQGIPTVANGAAIGADWMSAASFISMAGLIAFMGYDGTVYLMGWTGGYVLLALLLAPYLRKWGKFTVPEFVGDRYSELVRTIAAVAAIMISFTYVVGQMNGGGIVFSRFLGIDIIYGVAIASVIIFVYAVLGGMKSITWTQVAQYTVLIIAYLIPAFAVAQVITGIPVPQVTFGQVLSELNDLSVQLGLGVYTDPFTTRPMIDVFLMTMALMIGTAGLPHVIIRFYTTKTVRGSRYSAFWALLFIALLYTTAPAVGAFTKFNMLEGVNGTSVDALPSWIENWATTGLVTVSETADVINSVSNDPAAGADLTVNNDILVLASPEIASLPAPVVGLVAAGGMAAAMSTAAGLLLVISSSVSHDLYFRGFRKNAGDSERLLVGRIAMGGAIVVAMFAGMNPPAFVAEVVAFAFGMAAASFFPALVLGIFWKRCNAYGAASGMIAGLTLTVGYMLYTLELFGTEANDHIFGISPEGIGAVGAAVNIVVAVVVSLLTPPPSKRISSMVEGIRYPAARRRTPAGSGEQSGTPDE from the coding sequence ATGAGCGACATCCAACTGTGGACCACCATCGCCATCGTCGCCTCCTTCGGCTTGTACATGGTGATCGCCTGGCGGAGCCGGGTGAAGGAGACCGAGGGCTTCTACGTCGCCGGGCAGGGGATCCCGACGGTCGCCAACGGCGCCGCGATCGGAGCGGACTGGATGTCCGCCGCGTCGTTCATCTCCATGGCGGGACTCATCGCCTTCATGGGCTACGACGGCACCGTGTACCTCATGGGGTGGACGGGTGGCTACGTCCTGCTGGCCCTCCTCCTGGCGCCCTATCTGCGTAAGTGGGGCAAGTTCACCGTGCCGGAGTTCGTGGGGGACCGGTACTCCGAGCTGGTGCGGACCATCGCCGCCGTCGCCGCGATCATGATCTCCTTCACCTACGTGGTGGGGCAGATGAACGGTGGCGGTATCGTCTTCAGCCGGTTCCTCGGCATCGACATCATCTACGGCGTGGCGATCGCGTCAGTGATCATCTTCGTCTACGCGGTGCTCGGCGGAATGAAGAGCATCACCTGGACGCAGGTGGCGCAGTACACGGTGCTCATCATCGCCTACCTGATCCCCGCGTTCGCGGTCGCGCAGGTCATCACCGGGATCCCCGTCCCCCAGGTGACCTTCGGCCAGGTCCTGAGTGAGCTCAACGACCTCTCCGTGCAGCTCGGCCTGGGTGTCTACACCGACCCCTTCACCACGCGACCGATGATCGACGTCTTCCTGATGACCATGGCCCTGATGATCGGCACCGCGGGGCTGCCGCACGTGATCATCCGGTTCTACACCACGAAGACCGTGCGCGGTTCGCGCTACTCGGCCTTCTGGGCCCTGCTGTTCATCGCCCTGCTGTACACCACCGCTCCGGCGGTGGGCGCGTTCACCAAGTTCAACATGCTGGAGGGCGTGAACGGGACGTCGGTCGACGCGCTGCCGTCGTGGATCGAGAACTGGGCCACGACCGGACTCGTCACGGTCAGTGAGACCGCCGATGTCATCAACTCGGTGAGCAACGATCCCGCGGCCGGTGCGGACCTCACCGTCAACAACGACATCCTGGTCCTGGCCTCACCCGAGATCGCCAGCCTCCCGGCGCCCGTGGTCGGACTGGTGGCGGCAGGTGGCATGGCCGCGGCGATGTCCACCGCGGCGGGTCTGCTGCTCGTCATCTCGTCCTCGGTCTCCCACGACCTCTACTTCCGCGGTTTCCGCAAGAACGCGGGGGACTCCGAGCGGCTGCTCGTGGGCCGGATCGCCATGGGCGGCGCGATCGTGGTCGCCATGTTCGCGGGAATGAACCCCCCGGCCTTCGTGGCCGAGGTCGTCGCCTTCGCCTTCGGTATGGCGGCGGCGAGCTTCTTCCCCGCCCTGGTGCTGGGGATCTTCTGGAAACGCTGCAACGCCTATGGTGCGGCGAGCGGCATGATCGCGGGCCTCACCCTGACCGTGGGCTACATGCTCTACACACTGGAGCTCTTCGGAACCGAGGCCAACGACCACATCTTCGGGATCAGCCCGGAGGGCATCGGAGCAGTCGGCGCCGCGGTCAACATCGTCGTCGCCGTCGTGGTGTCGTTGCTGACAC